The Metabacillus schmidteae genome includes a region encoding these proteins:
- a CDS encoding ankyrin repeat domain-containing protein codes for MDFIFNDEAQSVEVVKAIHTGDVLLLKRQLAENPGLAKTRIIGRDYDNKCNNLGMSRTLLHVVTDWPGHFPNGTTTVNVLIDAGADVNARFTGPHTETPLHWAASSDDIEVLDALLDAGADIEAPGAVIAGGTPLDDAVAFGQWQAAHRLVERGAQIALWHAAALGYMDAIEAYFSGSTLSERYPWGAKCTSCQDKVNVAFWCACHGGQTNAADYLLDQGADLNWISDWDGLTPLDAAQRSASTPLVKWLLSQGSKSSNELK; via the coding sequence ATGGACTTTATTTTCAATGATGAGGCGCAATCCGTCGAAGTGGTCAAGGCGATCCATACAGGTGATGTCCTATTATTGAAGCGACAGCTTGCTGAAAATCCAGGTCTGGCCAAGACCAGAATTATCGGAAGAGACTATGATAACAAGTGTAATAACTTGGGAATGTCTCGTACACTTCTACATGTTGTGACCGACTGGCCTGGTCATTTCCCTAATGGTACGACGACAGTGAACGTTTTGATCGATGCCGGTGCTGATGTGAACGCTCGATTTACCGGTCCACACACCGAGACGCCACTTCATTGGGCTGCGAGCAGTGACGACATCGAAGTGCTTGACGCTCTTCTCGATGCAGGTGCAGACATTGAGGCTCCCGGAGCAGTTATCGCAGGTGGCACTCCGTTAGATGATGCGGTGGCATTCGGGCAGTGGCAGGCGGCTCATAGGCTGGTTGAACGTGGAGCGCAGATTGCACTCTGGCATGCTGCTGCGCTAGGATATATGGATGCTATAGAGGCCTACTTCTCCGGTTCCACACTTTCGGAGCGATATCCTTGGGGAGCAAAATGCACTTCATGCCAGGATAAGGTTAACGTAGCATTCTGGTGTGCTTGCCATGGAGGACAGACAAATGCTGCAGATTACCTTTTAGACCAAGGTGCCGATCTTAACTGGATTTCTGATTGGGATGGCTTGACCCCATTGGATGCAGCGCAAAGAAGTGCCTCCACCCCTTTGGTTAAGTGGCTGCTGAGTCAGGGCTCCAAATCTTCCAACGAACTGAAATAA
- a CDS encoding pyridoxamine 5'-phosphate oxidase family protein, which yields MGKVFSSILPKHEEFIRKQRIFFVGSAPLSAEGHVNISPKGHDVLRLFSPNEVAYLDLTGSGNETSAHLTDNGRITFMFLAFEGPPMILRLYGRGKVVLPDSPEWKDMAKHFDILPGSRQIIHAKIETVKTSCGFSVPFYTYNGERDTLQQWATNKSEKDLEEYRKKKNAISMDGIVTPIGEKFI from the coding sequence ATGGGAAAAGTTTTTTCTTCAATACTTCCAAAACATGAAGAATTTATAAGAAAACAACGGATTTTTTTCGTTGGATCAGCACCACTATCAGCAGAAGGACATGTTAATATTTCCCCAAAAGGTCATGACGTACTAAGGCTATTTTCACCAAATGAGGTCGCTTATTTAGATTTAACTGGTAGTGGAAACGAAACAAGTGCCCATTTAACAGATAACGGTAGAATCACATTTATGTTCTTAGCTTTTGAAGGTCCCCCGATGATTTTGCGTCTATACGGAAGAGGTAAGGTAGTTTTACCAGACTCACCAGAGTGGAAGGACATGGCTAAACACTTTGACATCCTTCCTGGTTCTCGCCAAATAATTCATGCAAAGATTGAAACGGTAAAAACGTCATGTGGATTTAGTGTACCATTTTATACATACAATGGTGAACGAGATACTCTTCAACAGTGGGCTACCAATAAAAGTGAAAAAGACTTAGAAGAATATCGTAAAAAGAAAAATGCTATTAGTATGGATGGAATAGTTACACCAATTGGGGAAAAGTTTATTTAA
- a CDS encoding VOC family protein, with product MEKNKLLRMDNVGIVVESLDNAISFFEEIGLNLEGRATVEGEWAGRVTGLGSQCVEIAMMVTPDGHSRLELSKFLTPPIISDHRTAPVNSLGYLRVMFTVDDLDEMVSRLTKHGAQLVGEVVQYEDSYRLCYIRGIEGLLIGLAEQLGNK from the coding sequence ATGGAAAAAAACAAATTACTAAGAATGGACAATGTAGGCATCGTTGTAGAATCTCTTGATAACGCAATCTCTTTCTTTGAGGAGATTGGCTTGAACCTCGAAGGGCGAGCCACTGTCGAAGGTGAATGGGCTGGTCGAGTAACCGGATTGGGTTCTCAGTGCGTAGAGATTGCTATGATGGTTACCCCAGATGGCCACAGCCGACTTGAACTTTCGAAATTTCTCACCCCACCTATTATATCAGATCACCGGACTGCTCCTGTAAATTCCCTTGGTTATCTACGGGTCATGTTCACCGTTGATGACCTTGACGAAATGGTATCCAGACTCACTAAGCATGGTGCTCAACTCGTTGGCGAAGTGGTTCAGTACGAGGACTCGTATCGGCTCTGCTACATTCGTGGAATCGAAGGACTTCTAATCGGCTTGGCGGAACAACTCGGTAACAAATAA